Proteins encoded by one window of Chondromyces crocatus:
- a CDS encoding formylglycine-generating enzyme family protein encodes MRSGRNGNLVTAIGAGIAVGAGALVTYEAVCSMIVGRPARRGEGSPDPIVHALSSAPPLHAEAPSSAPPSTREPHDRFADDPTISAACPPDMTLVEGDFCPALAYRCARPAEDHGFGCAEYERGQRCLEPTDPRRFCIDRHEWPNRIGEPPTVFVDWHDARSLCAGAGKRLCRRSEWTLACEGPKRLPYPWGFVRAPSPCNVDRAAIPPDVPALLRPSTRDEELARLWQADPIGSHPDCISSFGAYDLSGNVDEWTDNLADDPGTSTPSTLNGGYWGPVRNTCRLTTTAHGPDFRFYQVGFRCCAEPIDGVVTPPPRPWVDRKRRQVRDG; translated from the coding sequence GTGAGAAGTGGGCGAAACGGCAACCTGGTCACGGCGATCGGCGCAGGCATTGCAGTCGGCGCGGGCGCCCTCGTCACGTACGAAGCCGTGTGCTCCATGATCGTCGGCCGACCCGCGCGGCGAGGGGAGGGGAGCCCGGACCCGATCGTGCACGCCCTTTCGTCCGCGCCGCCGCTCCACGCCGAGGCGCCCTCATCCGCCCCCCCCTCGACGCGGGAACCCCACGATCGCTTCGCCGACGATCCGACGATCTCCGCCGCTTGCCCCCCCGACATGACGCTCGTCGAAGGCGACTTCTGCCCGGCGCTTGCCTACCGCTGCGCCCGCCCCGCGGAAGATCACGGCTTCGGCTGCGCGGAGTACGAGCGTGGCCAGCGCTGCCTCGAGCCCACCGATCCCCGACGCTTCTGCATCGACCGACACGAGTGGCCCAACCGCATCGGCGAGCCGCCCACCGTCTTCGTCGACTGGCACGACGCGCGCTCGCTCTGCGCGGGCGCCGGCAAGCGCCTCTGCCGCCGCTCCGAGTGGACGCTCGCCTGCGAGGGACCCAAGCGACTGCCTTATCCCTGGGGCTTCGTCCGCGCCCCCAGCCCGTGCAACGTCGACCGCGCCGCCATCCCTCCGGACGTCCCGGCCTTGCTCCGCCCCTCCACCCGCGACGAGGAGCTGGCCCGCCTCTGGCAAGCCGACCCCATCGGCTCCCATCCCGACTGCATCAGCAGCTTCGGCGCCTACGACCTGTCCGGCAACGTGGACGAGTGGACGGACAACCTCGCCGACGACCCCGGCACGTCCACCCCCTCCACCTTGAACGGCGGCTACTGGGGACCGGTGCGCAACACCTGTCGCCTCACCACCACCGCGCATGGCCCCGACTTCCGCTTCTACCAGGTCGGCTTCCGCTGCTGTGCCGAGCCCATCGATGGCGTCGTCACCCCGCCGCCGCGCCCCTGGGTCGATCGCAAGCGCCGTCAGGTGAGGGACGGCTGA
- the uvrA gene encoding excinuclease ABC subunit UvrA: protein MDRLIVRGARQHNLKNVSVSIPRDKLVVITGPSGSGKSSLAFDTIYAEGQRRYVESLSAYARQFLEQLSKPDVESIEGLSPAIAIEQRALAKSPRSTVGTVTEISDYLRLLFARVGTPHCPACGKRIEAQTVQQIVDRILDLGERARATILAPIARARKGELKLDIERLRREGFVRARIDGEVVDLGDELVLDRSRPHDLDVVIDRVVIKEGIKGRLTDSVELALKLGEGRLLVDISSEGTKVEPLWMSERFACIDCGISLPPIEPRMFSFNGPHGACPACDGIGARTRIDPERVVPDPRRTLREGAVVAWGRRGSLRLATETDRAVTTLGANPDVAWSKLPAATREAILHGSEAQAGRGKKRGAYEGIIPRLEKQLASGEAQVQSADDEDDGFEDETNALGDELGRFVVTRVCDVCDGRRLRPEALAVQLGGMNIAQVGTLALRTLRGFLEGLMPEGSGDGETQLMPRERAIAEPLLRAVIARLGFLIDVGLDYLTLDRSAQTLSGGEGQRIRLATQIGAALVGVLYVLDEPSVGLHARDNTRLLEALRRLCDLGNTIIVVEHDRDAIIAADHVIDMGPGAGVHGGSVVAQGTPDELSEDPASITGPYLSGKKQLPIPTKRQRPDGRFIRVVGARAHNLREVTAEIPLGLFCSVTGVSGSGKSSLIVDTLLPAAKNELYRSSAPVGACDGIEGLSHIDKVISIDQAPIGRTPRSNPATYTGVFSLLRELYAGLPESRTRGYKAGRFSFNVKGGRCEACQGDGVLRIEMHFLPDIFVTCETCGGRRYNRETLEVLYRGMSIADALALTVEQAIEQFETIPRIRERLTALARVGLGYITLGQPATTLSGGEAQRVKLARELARKATGRTLYVLDEPTTGLHFSDIEVLTASLMSLRDAGNTVLVIEHNLDVIACSDWVIDLGPEGGERGGRIIATGTPEEVAQTEASHTGQYLREVLGRRKKSASSSAKGRTASRAK from the coding sequence ATGGATCGCTTGATCGTCCGAGGTGCCCGGCAGCACAACCTGAAGAACGTCAGCGTGTCGATCCCGCGCGACAAGCTGGTGGTGATCACCGGGCCGAGCGGGTCCGGCAAGTCGTCGCTGGCGTTCGACACCATCTACGCAGAAGGACAGCGTCGCTACGTCGAGTCGCTCTCGGCGTACGCGCGGCAGTTCCTGGAGCAGCTCTCCAAGCCGGACGTGGAGTCGATCGAGGGACTGTCTCCGGCGATCGCCATCGAGCAGCGAGCGCTCGCCAAGAGCCCTCGCTCGACCGTCGGCACGGTGACGGAGATATCGGACTACCTGCGGCTGCTCTTCGCCCGGGTCGGGACCCCGCACTGCCCCGCGTGCGGGAAGCGCATCGAGGCGCAGACCGTGCAACAGATCGTGGACCGGATCCTCGATCTGGGGGAGCGCGCACGCGCCACCATCCTCGCGCCCATCGCGCGGGCACGGAAGGGTGAGCTGAAGCTGGACATCGAGCGCCTGCGGCGAGAGGGCTTCGTCCGCGCGCGCATCGACGGCGAGGTCGTCGATCTGGGGGATGAGCTCGTCCTCGATCGCAGCCGGCCCCACGATCTCGACGTGGTGATCGATCGCGTCGTGATCAAGGAGGGGATCAAGGGTCGCCTCACGGACTCGGTGGAGCTTGCGCTGAAGCTCGGCGAAGGTCGGTTGCTCGTCGACATCTCCAGCGAGGGGACGAAGGTCGAGCCACTCTGGATGAGCGAGCGCTTCGCCTGCATCGACTGCGGGATCTCGCTGCCGCCGATCGAGCCGCGGATGTTCTCGTTCAACGGCCCGCACGGCGCCTGCCCGGCGTGTGACGGGATCGGCGCACGGACGCGCATCGATCCGGAACGGGTGGTGCCCGATCCTCGCCGGACGCTGCGCGAGGGCGCCGTCGTGGCCTGGGGTCGACGCGGGTCGCTCCGGCTGGCCACGGAGACGGATCGGGCGGTGACGACCCTGGGCGCGAACCCGGACGTGGCCTGGTCCAAGCTGCCGGCCGCCACCCGGGAGGCGATCCTGCACGGCTCCGAGGCGCAAGCCGGACGCGGGAAGAAGCGCGGAGCGTACGAGGGCATCATTCCGCGGCTGGAGAAGCAGCTCGCGAGCGGCGAGGCGCAGGTCCAGAGCGCCGACGACGAGGACGACGGCTTCGAGGACGAGACGAACGCGCTCGGTGACGAACTCGGGCGGTTCGTGGTCACCCGGGTGTGCGACGTGTGCGATGGCCGGCGGCTCCGGCCCGAGGCGCTGGCCGTGCAGCTCGGCGGCATGAACATCGCGCAGGTGGGCACCCTGGCGCTGCGCACGCTGCGGGGCTTCCTCGAGGGGCTGATGCCGGAGGGCAGCGGCGACGGGGAGACGCAGCTCATGCCGCGCGAGCGGGCGATCGCCGAGCCCCTCCTCCGCGCGGTGATCGCGCGCCTCGGCTTCCTCATCGACGTGGGGCTCGACTACCTCACGCTCGATCGCTCTGCGCAGACGCTCTCCGGAGGCGAGGGGCAGCGCATCCGCCTCGCCACCCAGATCGGCGCGGCGCTCGTGGGGGTCCTCTACGTGCTGGATGAACCCTCGGTGGGCCTCCACGCGCGCGACAACACGCGGCTGCTCGAGGCGCTACGGCGCCTGTGCGATCTCGGGAACACGATCATCGTCGTCGAGCACGATCGTGACGCGATCATCGCCGCGGATCACGTGATCGACATGGGCCCGGGCGCCGGCGTACACGGCGGTAGCGTGGTCGCCCAGGGGACGCCCGACGAGCTGTCCGAGGATCCAGCCTCGATCACCGGCCCGTACCTGTCCGGCAAGAAGCAGCTCCCGATCCCCACGAAACGACAGCGCCCCGACGGTCGCTTCATCCGGGTCGTGGGCGCGCGGGCGCACAACCTCCGCGAGGTCACGGCCGAGATCCCGCTCGGCCTGTTCTGCAGCGTGACCGGCGTGTCCGGCTCGGGGAAATCGAGCCTCATCGTCGACACGCTGCTGCCCGCGGCCAAGAACGAACTCTACCGGAGCTCTGCGCCCGTGGGCGCCTGTGACGGCATCGAGGGCCTGTCGCACATCGACAAGGTGATCTCCATCGATCAGGCGCCGATCGGGCGCACGCCGCGCTCCAACCCGGCGACGTACACCGGCGTGTTCAGCTTGCTGCGCGAGCTCTACGCCGGGCTCCCCGAGTCACGCACCCGCGGCTACAAGGCTGGCCGCTTCTCGTTCAACGTGAAGGGGGGTCGGTGCGAGGCCTGCCAGGGTGACGGCGTGCTCCGCATCGAGATGCACTTCCTCCCCGACATCTTCGTGACGTGCGAGACCTGCGGAGGCCGCCGCTACAACCGCGAGACGCTCGAGGTGCTCTACCGAGGGATGTCGATCGCCGATGCGCTGGCGCTCACCGTCGAGCAAGCGATCGAGCAGTTCGAAACCATTCCGCGCATCCGCGAGCGCCTGACCGCGCTGGCCCGCGTGGGCCTGGGGTACATCACCCTGGGACAGCCGGCGACCACGCTCTCCGGCGGTGAGGCGCAGCGGGTCAAGCTGGCGCGCGAGCTTGCCCGCAAGGCCACGGGGCGCACGCTCTACGTGCTCGACGAGCCCACCACCGGTCTGCATTTCTCGGACATCGAGGTCCTCACCGCCAGCTTGATGAGCCTGCGCGACGCGGGGAACACGGTCCTGGTGATCGAGCACAACCTCGATGTGATCGCGTGCAGCGACTGGGTGATCGACCTGGGGCCGGAAGGCGGCGAGCGCGGCGGGCGCATCATCGCCACGGGGACCCCGGAAGAAGTGGCGCAGACCGAGGCGTCCCACACCGGCCAGTACCTGCGCGAGGTGCTCGGTCGTCGCAAGAAGTCAGCCTCTTCGAGCGCCAAGGGACGCACGGCGAGCCGCGCGAAGTGA
- a CDS encoding TraR/DksA family transcriptional regulator: MNKVQLKKFKSLLEAKRDEILKKAQQTLNEDMALDANDLPDEMDLASSEYLQSFTFRLRGREKSFLDKIDKALAKIEDGTFGNCEECEEEITVKRLEARPETTLCIRCKEDQERVEKDYG, encoded by the coding sequence ATGAACAAGGTCCAGCTCAAGAAGTTCAAGAGTCTGCTCGAGGCAAAGCGCGACGAGATCCTCAAGAAGGCGCAGCAAACGCTGAACGAGGACATGGCGCTCGACGCGAACGATCTCCCCGACGAGATGGACCTGGCGTCGAGCGAGTACCTTCAATCGTTCACGTTCCGCCTCCGCGGCCGTGAGAAGTCGTTCCTCGACAAGATCGACAAGGCGCTCGCGAAGATCGAGGACGGCACCTTCGGAAACTGCGAGGAATGCGAGGAGGAGATCACGGTCAAGCGCCTCGAAGCGCGTCCGGAGACCACCCTCTGCATTCGCTGCAAGGAAGACCAGGAGCGTGTCGAGAAGGACTACGGCTGA
- a CDS encoding NUDIX hydrolase, whose translation MLDFDQTRIPAVPRDAATVIALREGGDGLEVFCVLRHARSAFLGGAVVFPGGKVDPEDGTEAWATRATATSTRAQVFASASAPARALSVAACREALEEGAILPVVGGTLPDSEVSSILRQIAGGAKLEEELARRELRLDLGQLTPWARWITPEAEARRFDARFFLLPLPEGQVGRHDDHETTMSFWATPVEVLDRATRGTIFLAPPTSHTLELLATVSRMSEAVALAGQQSLSPICPRFVAGDPPYLALPGDPSHEIRERYAAGPIRYVLREGRFVSEDPPPPGNR comes from the coding sequence TTGCTAGATTTCGATCAGACGCGAATTCCTGCGGTACCGCGAGACGCCGCCACGGTCATCGCGCTTCGAGAGGGGGGCGACGGGCTGGAGGTGTTCTGTGTCCTCCGGCATGCGCGCTCGGCCTTCCTGGGCGGAGCCGTGGTCTTCCCGGGCGGCAAGGTGGATCCAGAGGATGGGACCGAGGCGTGGGCGACCCGGGCCACCGCCACTTCCACGAGGGCCCAGGTGTTTGCGAGCGCGAGCGCTCCGGCGCGGGCGCTTTCGGTGGCCGCATGCCGCGAGGCGCTCGAGGAGGGAGCCATCCTGCCTGTGGTCGGAGGGACGCTGCCCGACAGCGAGGTGTCCTCGATCCTCCGACAGATCGCGGGTGGCGCAAAGCTCGAGGAGGAGCTCGCACGTCGGGAGCTGCGGCTCGATCTGGGGCAGCTCACGCCCTGGGCGCGCTGGATCACGCCCGAGGCCGAAGCGCGGCGCTTCGATGCCCGTTTTTTCCTGCTCCCGCTCCCCGAGGGGCAAGTGGGACGCCATGATGATCACGAGACGACGATGAGCTTCTGGGCAACTCCGGTCGAAGTCCTCGACCGCGCCACGCGCGGGACGATCTTCCTGGCGCCGCCCACGTCCCACACGCTGGAGTTGCTGGCCACTGTTTCCCGGATGAGCGAGGCCGTCGCGCTCGCCGGTCAGCAGAGCCTTTCGCCCATCTGTCCCCGCTTCGTGGCGGGAGATCCTCCGTACCTGGCACTGCCTGGCGATCCATCGCACGAGATCCGCGAGCGGTACGCCGCAGGGCCCATCCGATACGTCCTCCGCGAGGGGCGTTTCGTGAGTGAAGACCCACCCCCGCCCGGCAACCGCTGA
- a CDS encoding response regulator → MDPNPKEPTTQQIPELFTASDVARFCQVDLKTIHNWADKGEIRHFRTPGRHLRFRRLDVLDFLRKYGYPIPEVLRQGKPKVVVVDEDPAVLASLRKVLSKRFDLTTFQDPFDALVAVGSLQPDAMILDVKMPGLDGLRCLERMRSLEATSHIRCIVYSEAEDMKKSATEAGAYDFIKKGEMAELRDSLERLMGLERS, encoded by the coding sequence ATGGACCCGAACCCCAAAGAACCGACGACCCAGCAGATCCCCGAGCTGTTCACGGCGAGCGACGTCGCGCGTTTCTGTCAGGTCGACCTGAAAACGATCCACAACTGGGCCGACAAAGGAGAGATCCGGCACTTCCGGACGCCAGGGCGTCACCTCCGGTTCAGGAGGCTCGACGTGCTCGATTTTCTCCGGAAGTACGGCTACCCGATCCCCGAGGTCCTGCGGCAGGGCAAGCCGAAGGTCGTGGTCGTCGACGAGGACCCGGCCGTGCTCGCCTCCCTGCGGAAAGTGCTGTCGAAACGGTTCGATCTGACCACCTTCCAGGACCCGTTCGACGCGCTGGTGGCCGTGGGTTCACTGCAGCCGGACGCGATGATCCTGGACGTGAAGATGCCAGGGCTCGACGGGCTGCGCTGCCTGGAGCGGATGCGCTCGCTGGAGGCTACCTCGCACATCCGCTGCATCGTCTACTCCGAGGCCGAGGACATGAAGAAGAGCGCCACGGAGGCGGGCGCGTACGACTTCATCAAGAAGGGGGAGATGGCCGAGCTGCGTGACTCGCTGGAGCGGCTGATGGGGCTGGAGCGGTCCTGA